The genomic window GTTTCAAAGGCGATCACCTCTTGGCGCGATCGCATCAATTTATTAGCTTCTAAGACACGAATCCAATTGGTTTGTGACATCAGCTATTCTCTCCCTGATCAAAAATCCCTTGCCAAGCTAACTTATTGAACTGGATAATATCCTGTAAGCTGCGTCTAATTTCTGGCGTATAAAGTCCCTGACGCCAATACATTGATCTATGGGCGGGTTTAGTCACATCGAGGTGCAACCGAAAAGATAGTAGTAAAACCCGCCCCTACAGAGGATTGGGTCGCCCTTTACTCAATCCCATTGTGGGAATAGGTTAGCGAACACCAAGAATCCGAATCGGATGAGTCTGTGTAGTTCTGTTTCCATCCCCTTTCGGGGAAGTGAGTTTGTCAAGACTGAATAATCCAAACAATCATATATCGAATTATACTGGTTTCCATCCCCTTTCGGGGAAGTGAGTTTGTCAAGTTAATTTGGCTGCAGAGGTCGGATTAAGAATAGTCGAGCGTTTCCATCCCCTTTCGGGGAAGTGAGTTTGTCAAGGGGAGATTGCAAAAGTGCAAGCAGAGTGGCTGCAAAGTTTCCATCCCCTTTCGGGGAAGTGAGTTTGTCAAGGTTCCATGGAAGTTCGCGGTGCCGGAGCTTCCCTCAAATTGTTTCCATCCCCTTTCGGGGAAGTGAGTTTGTCAAGAGTTCGCTCAGGAAACCTTACGGGGAGCGGGTTTCAGACGCCAAATCTACACACCTTTTTTCATTGTCAATTACTCAGAGCTTATTGACAAAAATCTCCGGTTTTCATCGCCCAAAACCCTTACCTAGACTGCCATCGACACACCTCAACGGAAAAATGAGGGTTTTAGCGATCGCGTGACCTGTGTAGATACGCTAATTTACCGTATTTTGCTATGCAGTTTTCTAGGTTCTGGCGTTAATTGTGGCATTCTACCACTATTTTGACAATTCCTCAAGCGTTACTCAACTTGTTTTAACCTGTAGGACATCTTATAAAGCGAAATAGAGCGAAGGCAGATCACCTTTAATACTCCTGTAGGGGCGACCCGCCTGCACAAATCAACAACTCTGTTTACTCAATGCGATCGGGTCGCCCTTTACTCAATCCCATTGTGGCAATAGGTTAGCGAACACCAAGAATCCGAATCCGATGAGTCTGTGTAGTTCTGTTTCCATCCCCTCGCGGGGAAGTGAGTTTGTCAAGCAAGTGACTGCGAGATGCTTTTCACGACTAAACCGCAAGTTTCCATCCCCTCGCGGGGAAGTGAGTTTGTCAAGAGTTCGCTCAGGAAACCTTACAGGGAGCGAGTTTCAGACGCCAAATCTACACACCTTTTTTCATTGTCAATTACTCAGCGCTTATTGACAAAAATCTCAGGTTTTCATCGCCCAAAACCCTTACCTAGACTGCCATCGACACACCTCAACGGAAAAATGAGGGTTTTAGCGATCGCGTGACCTGTGTAGATGAGCTAATTTACCGTATTTCGCTATGCAGTTTTCTAGGTTCTGTCATTATCCGATAATCATACAAGCAAACCCCCTTAAATGGCAAACCTTCCTGTCATCGGAAAAGGGTCTTTCCCAGGGGGTGCTACATTAGCCTCGTACTCACTCCAACGGCAAAAACCATGAACGCGATACAACTTCAACTGCTTCCCCATCAAACCCAAACCGGTTTACCCTATCAACACCTGCATTTCCAGATTGCCACAGAAGACGGCATTATTTCCCCCCCAGACATTAAAGGAATCAAACTACCAGAAGGAATACCCTTCAACCAGGGTATCGTCATAGAAGGAAAAGGTCCGATTTGGCTGTACAGTTACCTAGTTCACGAATGTCATCCCGCCGCCTGGGTGGGATGTTATGACCCCCGTTTAGGCGTTGTCGTCGTGGCGACTCACACTCACGATGTTTCCGTGGGTGAAGTATTTCCCGTGGAATTACCCGCCGCCCTGTCTCAGTAATCCAACATCCAGCGAGGGGGATTATCAGATATTGAGGCTCAAACATCCGCCCCAAGATCAAAGTGTGAAGGTTTTAACAAAACCTTCCGTGTTTCGCTAACCCTACCTAAATCAAGATACCATCTAGGGACTGCGCTCAACTTTTGTTCAAAGGACTGGCTGACAGCTATTGTCCATTAAAATAGACTTCAAACTGAATGTCACTGACTTAAGCCGAATGTTGCTGACTTAGGGCTGGTGGGCGATGCCCACCCTACAGTCTATCAAAGATTTCGGCGATCCCAAAAGGCTTATTTTAGTGCCATTGGGCTTAGGCGGAATGCTGCTGACTTGGACGCCAGGACATCAATTTCTTATCTTTAAGCTCAAGTAAACTAAAGATTACTAGAGACAATGCTTTGAACCCGTTTTAACGGGTTTTAGCTTTGAGCCTGAACTTTAGTTCAAGGCTATAGTTCTTAAACGCACGCTGAATCATGACTCATTCTCTCAACCCCCTAATCATTGGAATCGCCTGGTGTCTCGCTTGGGGCGAGGGGCGTGAACCCCAGTTTGATTTGAGTATCTTGCAGCAAATGCGAGAGGCGCTGCGTCAAGGGAAAGATGTTCCGGATACAGAAGCACTAAAGTGCTTACTACAAACGGTAGATCAAGGGAACAATGTTTCGGAAATAGACGCACTAAAGTGCTTACTACAAACGGTAGATCAAGGGAACAATGTTTCGGAGATAGACGCACTAAAGTGCTTACTACAAACAGAAGGGCTAGACTTTCCTCAGACGTTGGATGAATTACAGCAATTAACTGAACAGTATCCGACACTGTGGACATCTAAAATTGGTTTAGTCTACGGCGGAGCAACCAAGATTAAAGGCTATGTGTTTGAATCAGCCAAGCTTCCCGAAATTCGGGGCGCATCGGCATTACTGGATCGAATTAATTTAATTGATTTACCTGCGTTTTTTAAGTGTGAAGAATTGCCAGAGGAGTTTGGAGAATGTTACCGAGCCAGACAATATTGCCAAAGGGTTAGGCGAGACTTACAACACAAAGATAAAAAACTACACTCGTTATGGGACGCACTGATTCCGGAGTTAGTGATTTACTCAACCGGGGGTAATATTTTAGCCTTTTGCCCGACAGCCTTTGTCCCGGATTTGGTCAATTTAATTGAAAAACGCTATACAGCAGAAACCTTGACCGCTAATTCTTGTGCGGTAGGAGAAAGTTTCAGATTGCTGGAACTGCGATTTGGATTACTTGACTATCCGATTGAACAAACCAAATGGTTGGACTGGTATCTAGAGGATGAGAAACGGCAAACTAATCCGATTGCAATCGCCTACTTTGGTCAAGTCAAAAAGGGTCAAGACTGGAAAGAGTTATTTGAAAACCGCAAGAATTTTAACGAAATAACTGGAAAATTAGCGGCTTTATTTCAGCAGCGACGCAACGGAAATAACGAACCCGATCGCCAACGTCCCAGCCGTCGCTATCCGCCTATGTTTGAAACCCATCCTTATTTATTGCGGGATGACGTCGAACATCGCCTAGCCATTGCTTCTGTGAGTCTTTTTCCGGATGAACCTTGGTTTTCTGATGCTTTAGCCCGTAAGCGTATTGTTGGACAACGAACGAAAGGAGAAGGGAGTCGAAGTCAAACATGGTGGACAGAGAATTCGGATTGGAAATGGCAACTTGGTCAAGTTAAGACATTATGGAATTCAGGGTATCTGGAAAGCTGGGTGGTTAAATTTAGGCGGTTTATCGAAAAAAGTCACTATCGAGATCGCTATTATCAAGACAATCGCAAACAGAAGATTGGCGAAGCGCGATCGCTTACCGAAATTGGCAATGCTGGGAATGGTTTTGTCGGCTATATTTATGCTGATGGCAATAACATGGGAGGTTATATTCAGAAAGAACTTAAAACGCCCCAAGATTATCGCCGATTTAGCCGAGATATCTTCACGGCTACAGAAGAATCAGTGTACCACGCCCTCGGACAGCATCTTAAACCTCATAAACTAAATGGTTTAACCGGAGACAATCAACATCGGAATGACGAGATTATTTATCCCTTTGAAATTCTCACGATTGGTGGGGATGATGTCATGTTAATTGTTCCAGCCGATAAAGCACTGGCAATTGCTAAAACTATTGGCGAGGAGTTTGAGCGAATCCTTCTGGAAGGCGAAAAAATACAAGGGAAAGAAGACTATCGAATTACTGATTCAGACATAATCTCACGTTCTCAAGATTGTCACAGATACCAAGGGAAGATACCTGTCAAACCTTCACAATGTAAACTGAGTATGTCAACGGGGGTTCTAATTACGGCTTATCAAACACCAATTTATTATGCTGAAAACTTGACCAATCAATTACTTAAGTCAGCCAAGAAGAAGGCAAAACAGTTAAAAAAAGACTATGGCTATCATGGCGGAACCGTTGATTTTCTTACCC from Coleofasciculus chthonoplastes PCC 7420 includes these protein-coding regions:
- the cas10 gene encoding type III-B CRISPR-associated protein Cas10/Cmr2, which produces MTHSLNPLIIGIAWCLAWGEGREPQFDLSILQQMREALRQGKDVPDTEALKCLLQTVDQGNNVSEIDALKCLLQTVDQGNNVSEIDALKCLLQTEGLDFPQTLDELQQLTEQYPTLWTSKIGLVYGGATKIKGYVFESAKLPEIRGASALLDRINLIDLPAFFKCEELPEEFGECYRARQYCQRVRRDLQHKDKKLHSLWDALIPELVIYSTGGNILAFCPTAFVPDLVNLIEKRYTAETLTANSCAVGESFRLLELRFGLLDYPIEQTKWLDWYLEDEKRQTNPIAIAYFGQVKKGQDWKELFENRKNFNEITGKLAALFQQRRNGNNEPDRQRPSRRYPPMFETHPYLLRDDVEHRLAIASVSLFPDEPWFSDALARKRIVGQRTKGEGSRSQTWWTENSDWKWQLGQVKTLWNSGYLESWVVKFRRFIEKSHYRDRYYQDNRKQKIGEARSLTEIGNAGNGFVGYIYADGNNMGGYIQKELKTPQDYRRFSRDIFTATEESVYHALGQHLKPHKLNGLTGDNQHRNDEIIYPFEILTIGGDDVMLIVPADKALAIAKTIGEEFERILLEGEKIQGKEDYRITDSDIISRSQDCHRYQGKIPVKPSQCKLSMSTGVLITAYQTPIYYAENLTNQLLKSAKKKAKQLKKDYGYHGGTVDFLTLKSVTMISSNIESFRQEALTKQEKDKSKPTLKLYGAPYTLHELGGLIETGEKLKQSEFPRSQLYQIRSLLERGKSTTMLNYRYFRVRLQPEQQKLLKEYFEEAWCKAITNDGNLAPWMFERNSMITNLIVLILLERFTPEQFRLQYNLLNLLKKSTYYTIWRELIELYPFIEVQPESASQTRTMISNS
- the crn3 gene encoding CRISPR-associated ring nuclease Crn3/Csx3; amino-acid sequence: MNAIQLQLLPHQTQTGLPYQHLHFQIATEDGIISPPDIKGIKLPEGIPFNQGIVIEGKGPIWLYSYLVHECHPAAWVGCYDPRLGVVVVATHTHDVSVGEVFPVELPAALSQ